In a genomic window of Aggregatimonas sangjinii:
- a CDS encoding DinB family protein: protein MKSELKIIIENLVECFDGEPWYGISVMEKLNAVPWQKVNEKRYGAKSIAVLVQHIINWRIFCLRKLQGDLDYDLIIDGPTDWSDVHIASEGEWEALKSTLVETQTEILAMLRKTDDSLLTEQVPGKKYTFNVILTSIAQHDIYHLGQIAMLNSKEGS from the coding sequence ATGAAAAGCGAATTGAAAATAATCATCGAAAACTTAGTCGAGTGTTTTGATGGTGAACCCTGGTATGGCATTTCCGTCATGGAAAAATTGAACGCTGTACCTTGGCAAAAAGTGAACGAAAAGCGATATGGGGCGAAATCCATTGCTGTACTGGTGCAACACATCATCAACTGGCGTATTTTTTGTTTAAGGAAACTGCAAGGCGACCTAGACTATGATTTGATCATCGATGGGCCTACCGATTGGTCGGACGTTCACATCGCTTCCGAAGGGGAATGGGAAGCGCTAAAGTCCACCCTAGTTGAAACGCAGACCGAAATCCTCGCTATGCTTCGCAAAACCGACGATTCACTATTAACGGAGCAAGTGCCTGGAAAGAAATACACCTTTAACGTAATTCTGACGAGCATTGCCCAACACGATATCTATCATTTAGGGCAAATCGCCATGCTCAATTCCAAGGAAGGTAGCTGA
- the ruvC gene encoding crossover junction endodeoxyribonuclease RuvC: MKTEKIILGIDPGTTIMGFGLIKVVGKQMEFLQMNELLLTKYKDPYTKLKLIFDRTVELIDTYHPDEIAIEAPFFGKNVQSMLKLGRAQGVAMAAGLSRQIPITEYLPKKIKMAITGNGNASKEQVAKMLQSTLQLKTLPKNLDSTDGLAAAVCHFYNAGRVEVGKSYSGWDAFVKQNEGRVKK; the protein is encoded by the coding sequence TTGAAAACAGAAAAAATCATTCTTGGAATAGACCCTGGAACCACCATTATGGGTTTTGGCTTGATCAAGGTGGTCGGGAAGCAGATGGAGTTTCTTCAAATGAACGAACTCCTATTGACGAAGTACAAAGACCCATACACCAAACTCAAGTTGATTTTCGATCGCACGGTAGAATTGATCGATACCTATCATCCTGATGAAATTGCTATCGAGGCACCCTTTTTCGGTAAGAACGTACAGTCCATGCTAAAGTTGGGCCGAGCACAGGGAGTGGCCATGGCGGCCGGACTATCCAGACAGATTCCCATTACCGAATACCTTCCAAAAAAAATAAAGATGGCCATAACGGGCAATGGAAATGCCAGCAAGGAACAGGTAGCCAAAATGCTGCAAAGCACCCTACAATTAAAAACGCTCCCTAAAAATTTAGACAGTACCGACGGATTAGCCGCTGCCGTCTGCCATTTTTACAACGCTGGTCGAGTTGAGGTGGGCAAAAGTTATTCCGGTTGGGATGCCTTTGTGAAACAGAATGAGGGGAGAGTGAAAAAATGA
- a CDS encoding cyclase family protein yields MKRNSVLAKIKNDLIDLSKPLDISISIKGDTSNVNAWYVGHPKIEPHQEGDFTGSVAAGASTNFNDIWFNPHAHGTHTECVGHITKGFHSINQNLDRYFFLAEVITIAPEKYQDDFVISRKQLQYALGNKKRDALIVRTLPNMREKLTRQYSNSNPPYFLEQAAEFLVAKGIKHLLVDLPSVDKEKDSGALLAHKAFWNFDGKLRKKATITEFIFVPNAVKDGKYYLNLQVAPFENDASPSRPVLYKIED; encoded by the coding sequence ATGAAACGAAATTCCGTGCTAGCAAAAATAAAAAACGACCTTATTGACCTGTCCAAACCTTTGGATATCTCCATTTCTATAAAAGGAGATACGTCCAATGTGAACGCATGGTATGTGGGGCATCCGAAGATCGAGCCACATCAAGAAGGTGATTTTACCGGTAGTGTTGCTGCGGGGGCGAGTACCAATTTCAACGATATTTGGTTTAACCCGCATGCGCACGGTACACATACCGAATGTGTGGGGCATATTACTAAAGGTTTCCATTCCATCAATCAAAATTTAGATCGCTATTTCTTTTTGGCGGAAGTGATTACCATTGCCCCGGAGAAGTATCAGGATGATTTTGTGATTTCTCGGAAACAACTGCAATACGCCTTGGGAAATAAGAAAAGAGACGCCCTCATTGTACGCACGCTTCCGAACATGAGGGAGAAACTAACTAGACAGTATTCGAATTCGAATCCACCCTATTTTTTGGAGCAAGCGGCTGAGTTTTTGGTTGCCAAGGGTATCAAACACTTGTTGGTCGACTTGCCCTCCGTCGACAAGGAAAAAGACAGTGGCGCGCTTTTGGCGCATAAGGCTTTTTGGAATTTTGATGGTAAATTGCGGAAGAAGGCAACGATCACGGAATTTATTTTCGTGCCGAACGCGGTAAAAGATGGCAAATACTATCTGAATTTACAGGTGGCCCCGTTTGAGAACGATGCCAGTCCGAGTCGTCCCGTATTATATAAAATCGAAGATTGA
- a CDS encoding GNAT family N-acetyltransferase yields the protein MVFRPASKNDACAIAALHAKSWQQNYRGALSDAFLDEKAPSERLAVWRSRLENSPSEQCVLVAENGGKVVGFVCLYFDHSSEYGTLLDNLHVSSEMQGNGIGRQLMRLAAEKMERRRPDSSMYLWVLQQNLAAIRFYEALGGLKVEAVEEMDIGDIPVIKSRYYWNSLSPLLQIE from the coding sequence ATGGTATTCAGGCCTGCGTCGAAAAATGATGCGTGTGCGATTGCTGCGTTGCACGCAAAAAGTTGGCAGCAGAATTACCGCGGCGCCCTGAGCGATGCATTTTTAGATGAAAAGGCTCCTTCGGAAAGATTAGCTGTGTGGCGGTCAAGATTAGAAAATAGCCCTTCGGAACAATGTGTGTTGGTTGCCGAGAATGGTGGGAAGGTAGTTGGTTTCGTTTGCCTATATTTTGACCATAGCAGCGAATACGGTACCTTATTGGATAATTTACACGTGTCTTCTGAAATGCAGGGTAATGGAATCGGGCGACAATTGATGCGTTTGGCTGCGGAAAAAATGGAACGGCGACGGCCCGATTCGTCTATGTACTTATGGGTACTTCAGCAAAATCTGGCCGCTATACGATTTTATGAGGCCTTGGGCGGCCTTAAAGTGGAGGCGGTTGAGGAAATGGATATTGGCGATATCCCCGTCATCAAATCCAGGTATTATTGGAACTCCCTTTCCCCCTTATTGCAAATAGAGTAA
- a CDS encoding MmcQ/YjbR family DNA-binding protein, translated as MNIEEFRNMCLAKKGVTESFPFDEHTLVFKVMGKMFALSGLQRLPPQVNLKCDPEYATELREKHDGDIIPGYHMSKVHWNTLFLDRLPPDLIAHSTNHSYELVVSKLPKKLKAEWADLEDV; from the coding sequence ATGAACATCGAAGAATTCCGAAATATGTGTTTGGCCAAAAAAGGAGTAACCGAAAGCTTTCCCTTTGACGAACATACGTTGGTGTTCAAAGTGATGGGTAAAATGTTTGCTTTGTCTGGACTTCAACGACTTCCTCCACAGGTAAATTTGAAATGCGACCCGGAATACGCCACCGAACTACGCGAAAAGCACGACGGGGATATTATTCCCGGGTACCACATGAGCAAGGTACATTGGAACACACTTTTTCTAGACCGCTTGCCACCTGATTTAATTGCTCACTCAACCAATCATTCCTACGAGCTGGTTGTTTCGAAACTGCCCAAAAAACTAAAAGCCGAATGGGCCGATTTAGAGGATGTTTGA
- a CDS encoding DUF4230 domain-containing protein, giving the protein MDSIFDSFLGLLLGGIATYWVYSFFRKRRGKEVTKHQSVVLLEKIKSVCKLVSVEGDFAEIYTYENTKDRFLSMISSKKKALIVVKAKAHIGYDLKKIQIKSDVDIKKVTLTSFPQPEILSVEPDLEFYDIKNGMFNAFTPDDLTLLNKEVKEHIRAKVVESGLMVTARKEALDTILLVESLAETIGWKLDYSALQLNTADKALLEENKSEI; this is encoded by the coding sequence ATGGATAGTATTTTTGATTCTTTTCTCGGGTTGCTGCTAGGTGGTATCGCTACCTACTGGGTGTATTCTTTTTTTCGAAAACGACGGGGCAAGGAGGTAACGAAGCACCAGTCGGTGGTGTTATTGGAAAAAATAAAAAGTGTCTGTAAATTGGTTTCTGTAGAAGGTGATTTTGCAGAAATCTATACGTACGAAAATACCAAAGATCGTTTCCTGAGCATGATCAGCAGTAAAAAGAAAGCCTTGATCGTGGTAAAGGCGAAGGCGCATATCGGGTACGATTTGAAGAAAATACAGATAAAATCGGATGTTGATATTAAAAAAGTAACGCTTACGAGTTTCCCCCAGCCCGAAATACTATCCGTGGAGCCTGATTTGGAATTCTACGATATTAAAAACGGCATGTTCAATGCATTTACACCGGACGATTTGACACTTTTGAATAAGGAAGTCAAGGAACATATACGAGCCAAGGTTGTCGAAAGTGGTTTGATGGTTACGGCCCGGAAAGAAGCATTGGATACCATTCTTTTGGTCGAAAGTCTAGCCGAAACCATCGGTTGGAAATTGGATTATTCGGCACTACAGCTCAATACTGCCGACAAAGCTTTATTGGAAGAAAATAAATCCGAGATATGA
- a CDS encoding DUF4260 domain-containing protein gives MKTILKIEELAMFGLGIYLFSLLPYEWWWFLVLLLAPDIGMLGYLFGNKTGAFGYNIFHHKGIAIAIYLGGMYLSIPIMQLVGVMLFAHAAFDRVFGYGLKYEKGFKFTHLGEIGKDNG, from the coding sequence ATGAAAACTATATTGAAAATCGAGGAACTGGCCATGTTCGGTCTTGGCATATATCTTTTCAGCCTTTTACCGTATGAATGGTGGTGGTTTTTGGTGCTGCTATTGGCACCCGACATCGGTATGCTCGGATATCTATTTGGCAATAAAACAGGGGCTTTTGGCTACAATATCTTTCATCACAAGGGCATTGCAATTGCGATTTACCTTGGGGGGATGTATCTTTCCATTCCGATAATGCAATTGGTCGGGGTAATGTTATTCGCGCATGCGGCCTTTGACAGGGTTTTTGGTTACGGGCTGAAGTATGAAAAAGGATTCAAATTCACCCATTTGGGGGAAATAGGAAAAGACAATGGATAG
- the hemW gene encoding radical SAM family heme chaperone HemW produces the protein MSGIYIHIPFCKQACHYCDFHFSTSMEKKEAMLGALEKELMLRKGEFANEEVETIYFGGGTPSVLTSMEIKQLIDAVYANYTVSEDPEITLEANPDDLTNITLSTVEGLGTNVFEVYLQAGINRLSIGIQSFFEEDLKLMNRAHNAQEAQSSIREASKYFNNISIDLIYGMPDMSDARWRENIQKALSFGVPHISSYALTVEPKTALARFIEKGVVAPLDDEVAQAHFNILLKEMEAAGFESYEISNFGKPGYFSKNNTAYWQQKKYIGIGPSAHSYDGVRRGWNINNNPKYIKSIGKNELPMEVEVLSNTDKYNEYVMTGLRTIWGVSLEKINAENGPKFKEYALQQAQKHIEEHLLYIDNDTLLATKKGRFLADGIAADLFMVNLS, from the coding sequence ATGAGCGGAATCTACATCCATATCCCTTTTTGCAAACAGGCCTGTCACTACTGCGACTTTCACTTTTCAACTTCAATGGAAAAGAAAGAGGCGATGCTGGGTGCCTTGGAAAAAGAATTGATGCTTCGCAAAGGGGAGTTCGCGAATGAAGAGGTAGAAACGATATACTTTGGCGGTGGAACCCCATCGGTATTAACAAGCATGGAAATCAAACAACTCATTGATGCGGTTTATGCCAACTATACTGTTTCCGAAGATCCAGAAATTACACTGGAGGCTAATCCCGATGATTTGACTAATATCACCCTGAGCACAGTCGAAGGGCTAGGAACGAATGTTTTTGAAGTTTATTTACAAGCCGGAATTAACCGCTTAAGTATTGGTATACAATCCTTTTTTGAAGAAGATCTGAAATTAATGAACCGGGCGCATAATGCACAGGAGGCGCAAAGCTCTATTCGGGAAGCTTCAAAATACTTTAATAATATCTCCATCGATTTGATTTATGGTATGCCCGATATGAGCGACGCCCGGTGGCGGGAGAATATCCAAAAAGCACTGTCGTTCGGAGTCCCGCATATTTCCAGCTACGCCTTAACGGTCGAACCCAAAACGGCTTTGGCCCGTTTTATCGAAAAGGGCGTAGTCGCGCCCCTTGACGATGAAGTAGCACAAGCACATTTCAACATTCTTTTAAAGGAAATGGAGGCGGCAGGTTTCGAAAGTTACGAGATTTCCAATTTTGGAAAGCCGGGTTATTTTTCAAAGAACAATACGGCCTATTGGCAACAAAAAAAGTACATCGGTATCGGCCCATCGGCCCATTCCTATGATGGTGTTCGGAGAGGGTGGAACATCAATAACAATCCAAAATATATCAAATCCATTGGAAAAAATGAACTGCCTATGGAGGTGGAGGTGCTTTCCAATACCGATAAATACAATGAGTACGTGATGACCGGCCTGCGAACGATTTGGGGCGTTTCCTTGGAAAAAATCAATGCTGAGAACGGCCCGAAATTCAAGGAATACGCCTTGCAACAAGCCCAAAAACATATTGAGGAGCACTTGTTGTACATAGATAACGATACCTTATTGGCCACTAAAAAGGGAAGATTTTTAGCCGATGGTATTGCGGCGGATTTGTTTATGGTTAACTTGTCTTGA
- a CDS encoding Dabb family protein, translated as MKKLYSVLLLFTLLSSCGQNRDTDMKEFDENFSHTVYFWLKNPDSQEDRKAFETSLKKFLDHSAYAKTRFIGTPPRTSRDVVDGSFTYSLIATFESAEAQQNYQDEAPHKLFVKESEHLWNKVIVYDSQGIELEK; from the coding sequence ATGAAAAAACTCTACAGCGTTCTATTACTATTCACCCTATTAAGCAGTTGCGGCCAAAACCGAGATACCGATATGAAAGAATTTGATGAGAACTTTTCCCACACCGTTTATTTTTGGCTTAAGAACCCCGATAGCCAAGAAGATAGAAAAGCCTTTGAAACCAGCCTGAAGAAATTTTTGGACCACTCGGCCTACGCCAAAACAAGGTTTATAGGTACCCCGCCACGTACAAGCCGAGATGTGGTAGACGGGTCATTTACGTATTCGCTCATCGCAACATTTGAATCTGCCGAAGCGCAGCAGAACTATCAGGATGAAGCACCCCATAAACTTTTTGTCAAGGAGTCGGAGCATTTATGGAACAAGGTCATCGTTTACGACTCCCAAGGAATCGAGCTTGAAAAGTAA
- a CDS encoding energy transducer TonB yields the protein MRQLFILLTMCSLASCGFFTSKEEKTAELVNEQLQQIDWSDVDNYPLFENCDETVSKLSQRRCFEKELLKHCSKTLMEYDYHLNTETNPKVLVDILVDQDGRISVLAIQKDSVIDVQIPEFDKNVTQAIKNIPPLAPALKRGIPVKAKFRIPIVLKSG from the coding sequence ATGAGACAGCTATTTATTTTACTGACGATGTGTTCGCTCGCTTCCTGCGGTTTTTTTACGTCAAAGGAAGAGAAAACGGCCGAGTTGGTCAACGAACAACTACAGCAAATCGATTGGAGCGATGTGGATAACTATCCGCTGTTCGAGAATTGTGATGAAACGGTTTCCAAGCTGTCCCAGCGCCGATGCTTTGAAAAAGAATTGCTCAAACATTGCTCTAAAACCCTGATGGAATACGATTATCACCTCAATACGGAAACAAATCCAAAAGTACTGGTTGATATTCTGGTCGATCAAGATGGCCGAATTTCGGTACTGGCCATTCAAAAAGATTCCGTAATCGATGTTCAAATACCGGAATTCGACAAAAATGTTACGCAGGCGATAAAAAATATACCACCTTTGGCACCCGCCTTAAAAAGGGGTATTCCGGTAAAGGCAAAGTTCCGGATTCCGATTGTCTTGAAAAGCGGTTAG